One stretch of Macrotis lagotis isolate mMagLag1 chromosome 7, bilby.v1.9.chrom.fasta, whole genome shotgun sequence DNA includes these proteins:
- the LOC141493765 gene encoding olfactory receptor 2A1/2A42-like has translation MENNQTTVTDFILMGFLVSPKMHMVLFGFFFLLYILTLLGNGVILGLICLDSRLHTPMYFFLSQLAIVDISYASNTVPQMLANLMDPAKSIPFAGCIMQTYLFMIFAHIECLLLVMMSYDRYVAICHPLSYTLMMNWKVCIAFAITSWACGSLLALVHVLLLLRLPFCGPREINHFCEILSVLKLACADIWLNKLIIFVDCVFIVVGPLCLVLVSYSHILHTILRIQSVKGGKKAFSTCSSHFCVVGLIFGIAIIMYMITNSRNFEKHQKFFSYFTASLILP, from the coding sequence ATGGAGAACAACCAGACTACAGTGACAGATTTCATTCTGATGGGATTTCTTGTTAGCCCTAAGATGCACATGGTTCTCTTTGGGTTCTTTTTCTTGCTCTACATCCTCACTCTGCTGGGAAATGGAGTCATCCTGGGACTTATTTGTCTTGACTCCAGACTCCACACTCCCATGTACTTCTTCCTCTCACAGTTGGCTATTGTTGACATTTCTTATGCCTCAAACACAGTGCCTCAGATGCTGGCAAATCTCATGGATCCAGCCAAGTCTATCCCCTTTGCAGGTTGCATAATGCAGACCTATCTCTTTATGATATTTGCCCACATAGAATGTCTTTTGTTGGTAATGATGAGCTATGACCGGTATGTGGCAATCTGCCATCCCCTCAGTTACACTCTCATGATGAACTGGAAAGTGTGTATTGCATTTGCCATCACATCTTGGGCATGTGGATCCCTCCTGGCACTAGTGCATGTGCTTCTCCTCCTTAGGCTGCCCTTCTGTGGACCTCGGGAAATCAATCACTTCTGTGAAATCCTATCTGTATTGAAACTTGCCTGTGCAGACATATGGCTCAACAAATTGATCATTTTTGTTGACTGTGTGTTTATAGTAGTTGGACCTCTCTGCTTAGTCCTAGTCTCTTATTCACATATCCTTCATACTATCTTGAGAATCCAGTCagtaaaaggaggaaagaaagctTTTTCCACCTGCTCCTCCCATTTCTGTGTGGTAGGGCTTATCTTTGGGATTGCCATCATCATGTATATGATTACAAATTCCAGGAACTTTGAAAAGcatcagaaatttttttcttattttacagctTCTTTAATCCTACCCTGA